A stretch of Lactiplantibacillus brownii DNA encodes these proteins:
- the uvrA gene encoding excinuclease ABC subunit UvrA, translating to MANDKIVIHGARAHNLKNIDVTIPRNKLVVVTGLSGSGKSSLAFDTLYAEGQRRYVESLSAYARQFLGQMQKPDVDSIDGLSPAISIDQKTTSKNPRSTVGTVTEINDYLRLLWARVGQPICPNDGTLIASQTVEQMVDRVQKLPERTKLQILSPIVREKKGEHKKIFEKIKREGFVRIRVDGETHDISETFDLNKNQKHTIQIVIDRIVVKPGDRSRLFDSFEAALRLSGGYAIADVIGGDPILFSEHYACPVCGFTVGELEPRLFSFNAPQGACPDCEGLGVKLEVDEDLVVPDKSLTLGEGALLPWNPISSQYYPEMLKQACEQLKIPLDVPYEDLSKADQQTVLYGSNGKKFHFHYQNDFGGVRDVDAVFEGVINNVDRRYHETNSDFTRDVMRKYMTELTCQTCHGFRLNRKALAVKVGGEHIGTISDEAIGDELAFFTGLKLSEQELVIAKPILKEIHDRLTFLQNVGLAYLTLSRAARTLSGGEAQRIRLATQIGSNLSGVLYILDEPSIGLHQRDNDRLISSLKKMRDLGNTLIVVEHDEDTMRAADYIIDIGPGAGENGGEVMAAGTPKQVARSRKSLTGQYLAGKKFIPVPTKRRAGNGKKIRITGAAENNLKQIDVDFPLGEFVVVTGVSGSGKSTLVNDILKRALAQKLNHNSEKPGKYKSISGVKNIERLVNIDQSPIGRTPRSNPATYTGVFDNIRDLFAQTNEAKLRGYQKGRFSFNIKGGRCEACHGDGILKIEMNFLPDVFVPCEVCHGKQYNSETLEVEYKGKNIADVLKMTASEALKFFEPIPKIRRKLQTLVDVGLGYVKLGQPATTLSGGEAQRMKLASELHKQQSGKNFYILDEPTTGLHTEDIRRLIGVLERLVDAGNTVLIIEHNLDVVKSADHLIDLGPEGGAGGGQVVATGTPEEIAAVPESYTGQYLKPVLERDKAREAAATAK from the coding sequence TTGGCAAACGATAAGATTGTCATCCATGGCGCCCGCGCCCATAATTTAAAGAATATTGATGTCACGATTCCACGTAATAAACTGGTCGTCGTGACCGGGCTGTCCGGTTCCGGTAAGAGTTCGTTGGCTTTTGATACGCTGTATGCGGAGGGTCAACGGCGCTACGTTGAAAGTTTGTCGGCGTATGCGCGACAATTCTTAGGTCAAATGCAGAAGCCCGATGTTGATTCAATTGATGGGCTGAGTCCCGCAATCTCGATTGATCAGAAGACGACCTCTAAGAACCCGCGTTCAACGGTCGGGACGGTTACCGAAATTAATGATTACTTGCGGTTATTGTGGGCTCGTGTGGGGCAACCAATTTGTCCTAACGATGGGACCTTGATTGCCAGTCAGACGGTTGAACAAATGGTTGACCGGGTCCAGAAACTACCTGAACGCACCAAACTTCAAATCTTGTCACCTATTGTGCGTGAGAAGAAGGGTGAACATAAGAAGATTTTTGAAAAGATCAAACGTGAAGGCTTTGTTCGAATCCGTGTTGACGGTGAAACGCATGACATTAGTGAAACTTTTGACTTAAATAAAAATCAAAAACACACGATTCAGATCGTCATCGACCGAATCGTGGTTAAACCTGGAGACCGTTCACGGTTATTTGATTCCTTTGAAGCAGCTCTACGGTTAAGTGGGGGTTATGCGATCGCGGATGTTATCGGCGGTGACCCTATTCTGTTTTCTGAACACTACGCTTGCCCAGTCTGTGGTTTTACAGTTGGCGAACTTGAACCACGTTTGTTCTCATTTAATGCCCCCCAAGGCGCTTGCCCAGATTGTGAAGGCTTAGGCGTGAAGTTGGAAGTTGATGAAGATTTAGTCGTTCCCGATAAGAGTTTGACCTTGGGCGAAGGCGCGTTGTTGCCATGGAACCCAATCAGCTCGCAATATTATCCTGAAATGTTGAAACAAGCTTGTGAGCAGTTGAAGATTCCACTGGATGTGCCATATGAAGACTTATCCAAGGCTGACCAACAAACGGTTTTATACGGGTCCAATGGCAAAAAGTTCCATTTTCATTATCAGAATGATTTTGGTGGTGTGCGTGATGTTGACGCTGTCTTTGAAGGTGTCATTAATAACGTTGACCGTCGTTATCATGAAACAAATAGTGACTTCACTCGCGACGTGATGCGGAAATACATGACGGAATTAACTTGTCAGACTTGTCATGGGTTCCGATTAAACCGCAAAGCCTTGGCAGTTAAAGTGGGTGGCGAACACATTGGGACGATTTCTGATGAAGCCATCGGTGACGAATTAGCCTTCTTTACGGGATTGAAATTGTCAGAACAAGAGCTGGTGATTGCTAAGCCGATTTTGAAGGAAATTCATGATCGACTGACTTTCTTACAAAATGTTGGGCTGGCATACTTGACGTTAAGTCGGGCGGCACGGACGCTATCTGGTGGGGAAGCCCAACGGATTCGGTTAGCGACGCAGATTGGCTCGAATTTATCTGGGGTGCTCTATATCCTAGATGAACCTTCGATTGGGTTACATCAACGTGATAATGACCGCTTGATCAGTTCACTCAAAAAGATGCGTGATCTTGGAAATACCTTGATTGTCGTTGAACATGATGAAGATACGATGCGGGCAGCGGATTATATCATTGATATTGGTCCGGGTGCCGGTGAAAATGGTGGCGAAGTAATGGCTGCCGGAACACCAAAACAAGTCGCACGGTCACGCAAATCATTAACTGGTCAGTATTTAGCTGGCAAGAAGTTTATTCCAGTACCGACTAAACGCCGCGCTGGCAATGGTAAGAAGATTCGCATCACGGGCGCTGCTGAAAACAACTTAAAGCAGATCGATGTTGATTTCCCATTGGGTGAATTTGTTGTGGTCACCGGGGTCTCCGGTTCCGGTAAATCAACCTTAGTCAACGATATTTTGAAGCGTGCGTTAGCACAGAAATTGAATCATAACTCGGAAAAACCTGGTAAATACAAGTCAATCAGTGGAGTCAAGAATATTGAACGACTTGTAAACATTGATCAGAGCCCAATTGGCCGGACACCACGGAGTAATCCAGCGACTTATACCGGCGTTTTCGATAATATTCGGGATCTCTTTGCCCAAACCAACGAAGCTAAATTACGTGGTTATCAAAAGGGTCGTTTCAGTTTCAACATCAAGGGTGGCCGTTGCGAAGCCTGTCATGGTGATGGGATTCTAAAGATTGAAATGAACTTTTTACCCGATGTTTTTGTGCCATGTGAGGTTTGTCATGGCAAGCAATATAATTCAGAAACTTTGGAAGTGGAATATAAAGGCAAAAACATTGCGGATGTCTTAAAGATGACGGCTTCAGAAGCCTTGAAATTCTTTGAACCGATTCCAAAAATTCGTCGTAAGTTGCAGACGTTGGTTGATGTGGGGCTCGGTTATGTCAAGCTTGGCCAACCAGCCACGACCTTATCTGGTGGTGAAGCCCAACGGATGAAGTTGGCCTCAGAATTGCACAAGCAACAGTCTGGGAAGAATTTCTATATTTTGGACGAACCAACAACTGGGTTGCATACGGAAGATATTCGCCGTTTGATTGGCGTACTGGAACGTCTCGTGGATGCGGGCAATACGGTTTTGATTATTGAACATAATCTCGATGTCGTGAAGTCGGCAGATCACCTGATCGATCTCGGTCCAGAAGGTGGCGCGGGTGGCGGTCAAGTCGTCGCAACTGGGACGCCTGAAGAAATTGCCGCGGTGCCAGAAAGCTATACCGGTCAGTATTTGAAGCCAGTCTTGGAACGTGATAAGGCACGTGAAGCCGCAGCGACTGCCAAATAA